DNA sequence from the Trypanosoma brucei gambiense DAL972 chromosome 9, complete sequence genome:
GTGATGACTTTTCATTATAATTCCCGCAGACTCGCGAGCAAAACAGTACCGCGAGCACAAGCCCGAAGGGACAACACGCAGCGTCCCTTCCGTCAATtccaaaaagcaaaaaaaaaggaggagggaaatagagaaagagaagaaaagggaggcaaACTGATACATGAAGGattaaaagggggaaagcagCAGTAAGGAATACGGAACATATGTCCGTATCATCCGGTCGAGGAACTCGCCATCACCACCAACTCCCTCCATTTCACACCCTTCGCAGGTCCGTTAAGCCTTTAAATAATGTGCCAGAACCTACGCTGTCACATCTTTCCCTACGCGTGCATCACAGTTTGTGCCCGATTAACACGCCGCCCTCCACTTTCcgcccccccctcctctccgACATGTTCGTCTCAGCCCCCTTTACTGGGTCCTCACACCACCTTCACCGACTCCATCCGTCAACATTTAttctgtgaaaaaaaaataataataatacggGCGACACCCGCCAAGGACACGAAGCATACAAGTGGAAACAAGAACTAAACAAGATGAAGAGTCGCAATGGGTGTTAAGGTTACAGCAGATTGAATACGTTACTCGTGCTGTTATAAGTGTATATATCTTTCTGCAGAGTTTGGGCTCATTCCCACCTGACGAGAACACCCGACGAAAAGTTGTTAATTACGAAAACCTTagcaaccccccccccccaagtGGTTACAATGCTGCTGTAAGTTTGTCAAGGCCGAGCATTCGGGTTGGAAGGGCCCAAAAGACGTACGCGACTAAAGCACCACCAGTTGCCGCTCCATGTTCCTCTGGCTTCGTGGTGAAAATGCGCCACACGTCAATAACCATCACAAAAGCAGTGAGAACTAGGAAAGGAACGGGCGGCTGTTGAATAAAGTTAAGGTGCCTGAAAATGATGCCCTCAACACCCACAAGACCGAGAATAAACGGATTGGGGCCATAACATCGACCACGTACCTCCAGAGGATCCATTCCATAATACAACTCAAAGTTTTGGCGTGCAACATGAATAAGACCACCACCAAGTGTACAAAGGGACGCAAAGAAAGTCATTCGAGCATTGCCGAGAAACCCTAGCATCGTTTTTCCAAACTCCCAGAGGAGCCAGCAGTCAATCAAAAGCTGCAGAAGATTCTCTTGGTAGAGGGCATTGGTGAAAAATGGATATATTCTCCCCGCATTTTCATGTGACAGCGTGAAATGTTCGACTATAAAGTCTCGCAGATCATCACTCCCAGAAAAGTTCATCAGGAAGTACGTGATGACGTTGGCGAGAAAAAGCAGCATCACAACATTGATCGTGTGGAATGGAGGAGGGAATGGTAAGTAACCGGCGCCGGCGTTACCACCAAGCGGATCCTCTTGCTTCTGCTCTTCATCGCCACCTTTATCCCCTTCGTTCCGCTGCTGAACCTGGTGGGTCCCAACGAGTTGACCGGAAGGTTTTTTCGGATCTCGCAGTACAGCACTGCTACAAAAAGTTCGACACGAATCCTTGTAAGCACCCGCGCCCATACGTACGTTTTGATTCCCTTGCATGCGGTACATCATCAAAAATGTGGACCTCGCCGGTCCCACGAGTGAAACGCCGTTGTCGCGGAGGAATCGGGCTGGAGCACCTGTCACTCGAGGGCCCCTCAATGTTTTAATTAAATGCATCGGCGAGTACCGTAACATCACACCGCCTTCGTCCTCTGAGTGTGCCGGATCGAAGGAGACTCCACAAAGAGAGGGCCGTGTGTGgtttgttggttttttttcttgttttgttttcctgaGGAGGGGCTcacgaaacgaaaaagaaaaaaaacagagaagggaagggaagggaagagggatgggaaaaaaaattaggggATGTTGGTGTACCGGGACAACGATAAAAGGGcgcaacgaaacaaaaaaaatgcccCTGAGCACGTGCTAAGGAACTCGCTGCGACGTGCTGAGAGATCAACAAACAAAGCACCACTCAGGGTGTCTGTGGCGCCAAACAAACGCAAATGCCAAACGCATTAGTAGTCAAGTCGTGAAATGATTCGCCACTTTTCAATTTATTCTCTGGCCTTCGCATGTCGCGGCACTACCCGTACCAGAATATTCTCAACTTCACGTTGGTCATCTTCCTCCCCAAAAccgtacacacaaacacacatacattcaATCACAGTTAAGTGGTGCAACAGGATCAGACACCTCATTACACGTATCCAAAACAACCATGAAGGTCCACAAGGTTCACTCAACACTTCTCTCCCTCCTTATTATCTGTTCTCTCGTCCTTTTGCGCATGTTTCTGCTGCTCTGCATTCTTCATTGCGCTACGTTTCAACTCCAAAAGTCGCAACTCTAATGCATCCCTGTGAAGGACATCACGCAACCGCATTCGCCGCAGTTTCATGAAATTCATTTTGCTTCGGATCACTGGACTCGGCACCGCCTTAACGCGCCCGAACGATGGGGGAAGTTGCGAGGCCAAATCTGTAAAACTGATATGCTCTGGTACTCCTATGAGTGCCTTCGCCTCGTCAAGGTCGAGTACATCAACCTTCACTATATGCCGCACTCGCCATATTCGCTTTCGCACTTGCGGAATGTCCGGCACGATGGTTGTTTGTCCCTTGAACTCAAGTCGCAGCTCCCGCAGCATTCGATTAACCTCCCATGAATGTTTGAATGGATGATCATCGCAATGCACAATGAAAATGTTCCCTACACGGCGATACGGCCCCGGTGCAATTGCTGCAGCATCATGTAAGTTCATTTCCTCATTAGATGCTGCTGATGTAACACCATTTCCGGAAGGAGTCGAAGCATATGTCGACATTTTCAGCACCATGGCGTGGTgtaaatgttgttgttgagcaCTAAAAGTGGGCACCCACATGCGCCGCATCATTTAACGCTACTGACTTGCACCACAATCTTCATGGAGGGTGCACGGGCaaggaatatatatacataaaggAGGATAAAAAGGGAATCAGAAAAGAGAATGAATGAAAGATTTCTGCTTTacaaagatatatatatatatatatacatatacaaacATTTGTTCGAATGGATAAAcgaaagagagggggaaacgaAAGTAaccgaaaaacaaaaaagagggaagaatagCAACGATAACTATCTTCCCGAGAGCgcgtacaaaaaaaaaaaggtaactCTTGGCCCACAGCAATAAAGGAGTGAAATGGAAAGTATCCCAAGcttga
Encoded proteins:
- a CDS encoding rhomboid-like protein; this translates as MLRYSPMHLIKTLRGPRVTGAPARFLRDNGVSLVGPARSTFLMMYRMQGNQNVRMGAGAYKDSCRTFCSSAVLRDPKKPSGQLVGTHQVQQRNEGDKGGDEEQKQEDPLGGNAGAGYLPFPPPFHTINVVMLLFLANVITYFLMNFSGSDDLRDFIVEHFTLSHENAGRIYPFFTNALYQENLLQLLIDCWLLWEFGKTMLGFLGNARMTFFASLCTLGGGLIHVARQNFELYYGMDPLEVRGRCYGPNPFILGLVGVEGIIFRHLNFIQQPPVPFLVLTAFVMVIDVWRIFTTKPEEHGAATGGALVAYVFWALPTRMLGLDKLTAAL